A genomic stretch from Bordetella sp. N includes:
- a CDS encoding PaaI family thioesterase yields MTHHQAAIALPDFLVLMASHHPFSALLGIRVEAIGAGTARAVLPADPAHQRLGGIVAGPMLMALADVALYAAVVGATGNAEAVTASLTINFLRKCPAGEVVADARLLKTGRLSAGEVLLSPPGGDPVAQVVSTWALPGR; encoded by the coding sequence ATGACCCACCACCAGGCGGCCATCGCCCTGCCCGACTTTCTCGTCCTCATGGCGTCGCATCACCCTTTCTCGGCGCTACTGGGAATACGCGTCGAAGCCATCGGCGCGGGGACGGCGCGGGCAGTGCTGCCGGCCGACCCGGCCCATCAGAGGCTGGGAGGGATCGTGGCAGGCCCCATGTTGATGGCCCTGGCCGACGTCGCGCTGTACGCGGCGGTGGTCGGCGCCACGGGGAATGCCGAGGCGGTCACCGCCAGCCTGACGATCAATTTCCTGCGCAAGTGCCCGGCGGGCGAAGTGGTCGCCGACGCCCGCCTGCTGAAAACCGGCCGCCTGAGCGCCGGCGAGGTCCTGCTGTCGCCCCCAGGGGGCGATCCCGTTGCCCAGGTGGTCAGCACCTGGGCCTTGCCGGGCCGGTGA
- a CDS encoding TetR/AcrR family transcriptional regulator gives MEFDPNLPVPPLSPPPPVGRGRHTERIVAARRALILEAAQRVFARDGLAQASLRAIAREAGCTTGAIYPSFGSKEALYAAALEASLDALHDHLAQALAQAPDAHAARAVARAFYDYYAQRPAELSLGFYLFQGLAPRGLGPDLDRALNARLTRCVALLGAGLARTRPAPGHDLARMQMFTYLSGLLLLRHTGRLKSLAQDADVLLDDYCRTLEALP, from the coding sequence ATGGAATTTGATCCGAACCTGCCCGTGCCGCCGCTCTCCCCTCCCCCACCCGTGGGACGGGGCAGGCATACCGAGCGGATTGTTGCGGCGCGGCGTGCGTTGATATTGGAGGCGGCACAGCGGGTGTTTGCCCGGGACGGACTGGCGCAGGCCAGTCTGCGGGCGATCGCCAGGGAGGCGGGATGCACCACCGGAGCGATCTATCCCTCCTTCGGCAGCAAGGAAGCGCTGTACGCCGCCGCGCTGGAAGCCTCCCTGGACGCGCTGCACGACCACCTGGCGCAGGCGCTGGCACAGGCCCCGGACGCCCACGCCGCGCGCGCGGTCGCACGGGCGTTCTACGACTACTACGCGCAAAGGCCGGCCGAACTGTCGCTCGGCTTCTACCTGTTCCAGGGCCTGGCGCCCCGCGGACTCGGCCCCGACCTGGACCGCGCCCTGAACGCGCGCCTGACACGCTGCGTGGCCCTGCTGGGCGCCGGCCTGGCCCGCACCCGGCCGGCGCCGGGCCACGACCTGGCGCGCATGCAGATGTTCACTTACCTGAGCGGCCTGCTGTTGTTGCGCCATACCGGCCGCCTGAAATCCCTGGCGCAGGACGCCGATGTCCTGCTCGACGACTATTGCCGCACTTTGGAGGCCCTGCCATGA
- a CDS encoding porin, whose product MKKTLLAAALLAGFAGAAQAETSVTLYGIVDIGVGFQQIKGLNTTGGASDKASKFGLANGVQNGSRWGLRGSEDLGDGLRAVFNLESGFSSADGQSAQGSRLFGRQATLGLASNSWGQIDFGRQTNVASKFFGSIDPFAEGFNMANIGTAFSSSNTTRYDNLILYQTPVFGGFQAGAGYSFNVDDTNTTQSGFQTDRNQRGITAGLRYVNGPINVAAAYDQLNRSNSVGDSLANGTGDKIRSWLVGGTYDFEVVKLALAYGQTRGGWIQASSVYGPFSSTNLDAGQSLPGNLSTNIYRDNLRVNSYMVGLSAPIGGSTSIFGSWQRLDPNSDKYYTAPNNGNDETTNVYSVGATYDLSKRTNLYAVASYAKDYAFVDGLKSTMAVVGVRHRF is encoded by the coding sequence ATGAAAAAGACTCTGCTCGCTGCCGCCCTGCTCGCCGGCTTCGCTGGTGCCGCTCAGGCAGAAACGTCGGTGACCCTGTACGGGATCGTCGATATCGGTGTTGGATTCCAACAAATCAAGGGTCTGAACACCACGGGTGGCGCTTCGGACAAGGCTTCGAAGTTCGGTCTGGCCAACGGCGTCCAAAACGGTTCGCGTTGGGGCCTGCGTGGCAGCGAAGATCTGGGTGACGGCCTGCGCGCCGTTTTCAACCTGGAATCGGGTTTCAGCTCGGCTGACGGTCAGTCGGCTCAAGGCAGCCGTCTGTTCGGCCGTCAAGCTACCCTCGGTCTGGCCAGCAACTCCTGGGGCCAAATCGACTTCGGTCGCCAAACCAACGTGGCTTCGAAGTTCTTCGGCTCGATCGATCCGTTCGCTGAAGGCTTCAACATGGCCAACATCGGTACGGCTTTCAGCTCGTCGAACACCACCCGTTACGACAACCTGATCCTGTATCAAACCCCCGTGTTCGGCGGCTTCCAAGCTGGCGCTGGCTACTCGTTCAACGTTGACGACACCAACACCACGCAATCCGGCTTCCAGACCGATCGCAACCAACGCGGCATCACCGCTGGTCTGCGCTACGTCAACGGCCCGATCAACGTCGCTGCTGCCTACGACCAACTGAACCGTTCGAACAGCGTTGGTGACTCGCTGGCTAACGGCACCGGCGACAAGATCCGCTCGTGGCTGGTTGGCGGTACGTACGACTTCGAAGTCGTCAAGCTGGCCCTGGCCTACGGTCAAACCCGTGGCGGCTGGATCCAAGCTTCGTCGGTCTACGGTCCGTTCTCGAGCACCAACCTGGACGCCGGTCAATCGCTGCCTGGCAACCTGTCGACCAACATCTACCGCGACAACCTGCGCGTGAACTCGTACATGGTCGGCCTGTCGGCCCCCATCGGCGGCTCCACCAGCATCTTCGGTTCGTGGCAGCGTCTGGACCCCAACAGCGACAAGTACTACACCGCTCCTAACAACGGCAACGACGAAACCACCAACGTTTACTCGGTTGGTGCTACGTACGACCTGTCGAAGCGTACCAACCTGTACGCCGTGGCTTCGTACGCCAAGGACTACGCCTTCGTGGACGGCTTGAAGTCGACCATGGCCGTGGTCGGTGTGCGTCACCGCTTCTAA
- a CDS encoding NADH-quinone oxidoreductase subunit A, with protein sequence MNLQEYFPVLLFIVVATGIGFALLTAGSLLGPRRPYAEKLSPYECGFEAFEDARMKFDVRYYLVAILFILFDLEIAFLFPWAIAHGAVGLVGFWTVMIFLAVLTVGFIYEWKKGALDWE encoded by the coding sequence ATGAACCTGCAAGAATATTTCCCCGTTCTGCTCTTTATCGTCGTGGCGACGGGTATTGGCTTTGCGTTGTTGACCGCAGGCTCGCTACTCGGCCCCCGGCGCCCCTACGCGGAAAAACTCTCTCCCTATGAGTGCGGCTTCGAAGCCTTCGAAGACGCCCGCATGAAGTTCGACGTGCGTTACTACCTCGTCGCCATCCTATTCATCCTGTTCGACCTCGAAATCGCCTTCCTGTTCCCCTGGGCTATCGCGCACGGCGCGGTGGGCCTGGTCGGTTTCTGGACGGTCATGATTTTCCTGGCCGTGCTGACGGTGGGTTTCATTTACGAATGGAAGAAAGGCGCGCTGGACTGGGAATGA
- a CDS encoding NADH-quinone oxidoreductase subunit B family protein, with translation MAIEEGLNKQGFITTSADKFINWAKTGSMWPMTFGLACCAVEMMHAGAARYDLDQFGIIFRPSPRQSDLMIVAGTLCNKMAPALRKVYDQMPEPRWVVSMGSCANGGGYYHYSYSVVRGCDRIVPVDVYVPGCPPTAEALVYGLLQMQDKIRRTNTIAR, from the coding sequence ATGGCTATTGAAGAAGGCTTAAACAAGCAGGGCTTTATTACCACCAGCGCTGACAAGTTCATCAACTGGGCCAAGACCGGTTCGATGTGGCCGATGACGTTTGGTCTGGCCTGTTGCGCGGTGGAAATGATGCACGCGGGCGCCGCCCGGTATGACTTGGACCAGTTCGGGATCATCTTCCGTCCCAGTCCCCGTCAGTCCGATCTGATGATCGTCGCCGGCACCCTGTGCAACAAGATGGCTCCCGCCCTGCGCAAGGTCTATGACCAGATGCCGGAACCGCGTTGGGTAGTGTCGATGGGCTCCTGTGCGAACGGGGGCGGCTATTACCACTACTCGTATTCGGTCGTGCGTGGTTGCGATCGCATCGTGCCGGTCGATGTTTATGTGCCGGGTTGCCCGCCCACGGCGGAGGCGCTGGTCTACGGTCTGCTGCAGATGCAGGACAAGATCCGTCGGACCAACACCATCGCGCGCTAA
- a CDS encoding NADH-quinone oxidoreductase subunit C: MMTRLETLKNNLLAAFGDAIVLNEALGELTLEVPPAQWVSVCNKLRDESTLRFESCIDLCGVDYLTWGNGSRQEAEEEAGRTQGNRYAVVIHLLSVEHNWRLRVRTWAAQDDFPMVSSLVECWPGVSWYEREAFDLYGIVFEGHPDLRRILTDYGFIGHPFRKDFPLSGNVEMRYDPEQRRVVYQPVTIDPREITPRVVREDTYGAGR, encoded by the coding sequence ATGATGACCAGGCTCGAAACCCTGAAAAACAACCTGCTGGCCGCGTTTGGCGACGCAATCGTGCTGAACGAGGCCCTGGGTGAACTGACTCTCGAAGTTCCGCCGGCGCAATGGGTGTCGGTCTGCAATAAGCTGCGTGACGAATCCACGCTGCGCTTCGAATCCTGTATCGACCTTTGCGGTGTCGATTACCTGACCTGGGGCAATGGTTCGCGCCAGGAGGCCGAAGAAGAAGCCGGCCGCACGCAGGGCAATCGCTACGCCGTCGTGATCCACCTGCTGTCGGTCGAACACAACTGGCGCCTGCGCGTGCGTACCTGGGCCGCCCAGGACGACTTCCCCATGGTGTCCTCGCTGGTCGAGTGCTGGCCCGGCGTCAGCTGGTACGAGCGCGAAGCGTTCGACCTCTACGGCATCGTGTTCGAAGGCCACCCCGACCTGCGCCGCATCCTGACGGACTATGGCTTCATCGGCCATCCCTTCCGCAAGGACTTCCCGCTGTCGGGCAACGTCGAAATGCGCTACGACCCCGAGCAACGCCGCGTGGTCTATCAGCCGGTCACTATCGATCCGCGTGAAATCACGCCGCGCGTCGTGCGCGAAGATACTTACGGAGCCGGTCGCTGA
- a CDS encoding NADH-quinone oxidoreductase subunit D, translated as MAEIKNYTLNFGPQHPAAHGVLRLVLELDGEVIQRADPHIGLLHRATEKLAEHKTYIQALPYMDRLDYVSMMCNEHAYVMAIEKLLGVEAPLRAQYIRVMFDEITRILNHLMSLGSHALDVGAMAVFLYAFREREDLMDCYEAVSGARMHAAYYRPGGVYRDLPDTMPQQAGSKYRSEKEMRQVNEARSGSLLDFIEDFTNRFPACVDEYETLLTDNRIWKQRLVGVGVVDPDRAKALGFTGPMLRGSGVAWDLRKTQPYEVYDLMDFDIPVGVNGDCYDRYLVRVNELRQSNRIIRQCVEWLRNNPGPVMIGNHKVAPPKRTSMKTNMEELIHHFKLFTEGFHVPPGEAYAAVEHPKGEFGIYLVSDGANKPYRLKIRAPGFPHLHALDEMSRGHMIADAVTIIGTQDIVFGEIDR; from the coding sequence ATGGCTGAAATCAAGAACTACACGCTCAACTTCGGTCCGCAGCATCCGGCCGCCCACGGCGTGCTGCGTCTGGTGCTGGAACTGGATGGCGAAGTGATCCAGCGCGCCGACCCGCACATCGGCCTGCTGCACCGCGCGACCGAGAAGCTGGCCGAACACAAGACCTACATCCAGGCGCTGCCCTATATGGACCGCCTGGACTACGTGTCCATGATGTGCAACGAGCACGCCTATGTCATGGCCATCGAAAAGCTGCTGGGTGTGGAGGCGCCGCTGCGTGCCCAATACATCCGGGTGATGTTCGATGAAATCACGCGCATCCTGAATCACCTGATGTCGCTGGGCTCGCACGCGCTGGACGTGGGCGCCATGGCGGTCTTCCTGTACGCCTTCCGCGAACGCGAAGACCTGATGGACTGCTACGAAGCCGTGTCGGGCGCGCGCATGCACGCGGCCTACTACCGTCCGGGCGGCGTGTATCGCGACCTGCCGGACACGATGCCGCAGCAGGCCGGCAGCAAGTACCGCAGCGAAAAGGAAATGCGCCAGGTGAACGAGGCCCGTTCCGGCTCGCTCCTGGACTTCATCGAAGACTTCACCAACCGTTTCCCGGCCTGCGTCGACGAGTACGAAACCCTGCTCACCGACAACCGTATCTGGAAGCAGCGCCTGGTGGGTGTGGGCGTCGTCGATCCGGACCGCGCCAAGGCGCTGGGCTTCACCGGCCCGATGCTGCGTGGCTCGGGCGTGGCCTGGGACCTGCGCAAGACGCAGCCCTACGAAGTCTACGATCTGATGGATTTCGACATCCCCGTCGGCGTCAACGGCGACTGCTATGACCGCTATCTGGTGCGCGTGAACGAGTTGCGTCAAAGCAACCGCATCATCCGCCAGTGCGTGGAGTGGCTGCGCAACAACCCCGGCCCGGTGATGATCGGCAACCACAAGGTGGCGCCGCCCAAGCGCACGTCCATGAAGACCAACATGGAAGAGCTGATTCACCACTTCAAGCTCTTCACCGAAGGTTTCCATGTGCCCCCGGGCGAAGCGTATGCCGCGGTCGAGCATCCCAAGGGCGAATTCGGTATCTACCTGGTGTCCGACGGCGCCAACAAGCCTTACCGCCTGAAGATTCGTGCGCCCGGTTTTCCGCATCTGCACGCGCTGGACGAGATGTCGCGCGGGCACATGATTGCCGACGCCGTCACCATCATCGGCACGCAGGACATCGTGTTTGGCGAAATCGACCGTTAA
- the nuoE gene encoding NADH-quinone oxidoreductase subunit NuoE, whose protein sequence is MLLSEQAYQKIDRELSKFPADQKQSAIMASLAIAQDEQGWLSTEIIEDVANYLGVPPIAVQEVATFYNMFDVKKVGKHKISVCTNLPCALRDGEKAGDYLKRKLGVDYRGTTADGMFTLVEGECMGACGDSPVLIVNNKHMCVRMSEEKLDALLNSLKAQGESA, encoded by the coding sequence ATGCTGCTTTCCGAACAGGCTTACCAGAAAATCGACCGGGAACTGTCCAAGTTCCCAGCCGATCAGAAGCAGTCGGCCATCATGGCTTCCCTGGCGATCGCCCAGGACGAGCAAGGTTGGTTGTCGACCGAGATCATCGAGGACGTGGCCAATTATCTTGGCGTGCCGCCCATCGCCGTGCAGGAGGTCGCGACCTTCTACAACATGTTCGACGTCAAGAAGGTCGGCAAGCACAAGATCAGCGTCTGTACCAACCTGCCGTGCGCGCTGCGCGACGGTGAAAAGGCCGGCGACTACCTCAAGCGCAAGCTGGGCGTCGACTATCGCGGCACCACCGCCGACGGCATGTTCACCCTGGTGGAAGGCGAGTGCATGGGCGCCTGTGGCGACTCCCCCGTGCTGATCGTGAACAACAAGCACATGTGCGTGCGCATGTCCGAAGAAAAGCTGGATGCGCTGCTGAACAGCTTGAAGGCGCAAGGAGAGTCGGCATGA
- the nuoF gene encoding NADH-quinone oxidoreductase subunit NuoF: protein MNAPDLYRQFSQGLDPDPLNDLSQSMCLHGRHIGAQILADLDGQNWHLEDYVKRGGYEALRKILTTGMKPEDVIAEVKASGLRGRGGAGFPTGLKWSFMPRTFPGQKYLVCNSDEGEPGTFKDRDILRFNPHIVIEGMAIAAFAMGISVGYNYIHGEIFEVYDRFEEALEEARAAGFLGDKLLGSEFSFQLHAFHGYGAYICGEETALLESLEGKKGQPRFKPPFPASFGLYGKPTTINNTETFAAVPWIIRNGGQPYLEVGKPNNGGTKIFSITGDVERPGNYEIPMGTPFSKLLELAGGMRGGRALKAVIPGGSSAPVLPANIIMETTMDYDSIAKAGSMLGSGAVIVMDDTRCMVKSLLRLSYFYFEESCGQCTPCREGTGWLYRMVQRIEHGHGRPEDLDMLDNVAGNIMGRTICALGDAAAMPVRGFLKHFRDEFAHHIEHKSCVVPQYL, encoded by the coding sequence ATGAACGCGCCGGACCTGTACCGTCAGTTTTCCCAGGGCCTGGATCCCGATCCGCTCAACGACCTGTCGCAGTCCATGTGCCTGCACGGCCGCCATATCGGCGCGCAGATCCTGGCTGACCTGGATGGCCAGAACTGGCATCTGGAAGACTACGTCAAGCGTGGCGGCTATGAGGCCCTGCGCAAGATCCTGACCACCGGCATGAAGCCGGAAGACGTCATCGCCGAGGTCAAGGCCTCGGGACTGCGCGGCCGTGGCGGCGCGGGCTTCCCCACCGGCCTGAAGTGGAGCTTCATGCCGCGTACGTTCCCGGGCCAGAAGTACCTGGTGTGCAATTCGGACGAGGGCGAACCGGGCACGTTCAAGGATCGCGACATCCTGCGCTTCAACCCGCACATCGTCATCGAAGGTATGGCCATCGCCGCCTTCGCGATGGGCATCTCGGTGGGCTACAACTACATCCACGGCGAAATCTTCGAGGTCTATGACCGCTTCGAGGAAGCGCTGGAAGAGGCGCGCGCCGCCGGCTTCCTGGGCGACAAGCTGCTGGGTTCGGAATTCAGCTTCCAGCTGCACGCTTTCCATGGCTACGGCGCCTACATCTGCGGCGAAGAAACCGCGCTGCTGGAATCGCTGGAAGGCAAGAAAGGCCAGCCGCGCTTCAAGCCGCCTTTCCCCGCCAGCTTCGGCCTGTACGGCAAGCCCACCACGATCAACAACACCGAAACGTTCGCGGCGGTGCCCTGGATCATCCGTAACGGCGGCCAGCCGTATCTGGAAGTGGGCAAGCCCAACAACGGCGGCACCAAGATCTTCTCGATCACCGGCGACGTCGAGCGTCCCGGCAACTACGAGATCCCGATGGGCACGCCGTTCTCCAAGCTGCTTGAGCTGGCTGGCGGCATGCGTGGCGGCCGTGCGTTGAAGGCCGTCATTCCTGGCGGCTCCAGCGCCCCGGTGCTACCAGCGAACATCATCATGGAAACCACCATGGACTATGACTCCATCGCCAAGGCGGGGTCCATGCTGGGTTCGGGCGCGGTCATCGTCATGGACGATACGCGCTGCATGGTGAAGTCGCTGCTGCGCCTCTCGTATTTCTACTTCGAGGAAAGCTGCGGCCAGTGCACGCCGTGCCGTGAAGGCACGGGCTGGCTGTACCGCATGGTCCAGCGCATCGAGCACGGCCATGGCCGCCCGGAAGACCTCGACATGCTGGACAACGTCGCCGGCAACATCATGGGCCGCACCATCTGCGCCCTGGGTGATGCCGCCGCCATGCCGGTACGAGGCTTTCTGAAGCATTTTCGTGACGAATTCGCGCACCACATCGAGCACAAGTCGTGTGTGGTCCCGCAATATCTGTAG
- the nuoG gene encoding NADH-quinone oxidoreductase subunit NuoG: MVELTVDGNKVEVPEGSMVMHAAQKVGQYVPHFCYHKKLSIAANCRMCLVEVEKAPKALPACATPVTNGMVVFTNSEKAKAAQKSVMEFLLINHPLDCPICDQGGECQLQDLAVGYGGSASRYHEEKRVVFHKDLGPLVSAEEMSRCIHCTRCVRFGQEIAGVMELGMLNRGEHAEITTFVGRSIESELSGNMIDLCPVGALTSKPFRYSARTWELARRRSVSPHDSVGANLVVQVKGEHVMRVVPFENEAVNECWISDRDRFSYEGLNSDDRLSVPMIRNADGTWREASWADALQTVGQGLARVRDSFGAGQIGALATEYATTEEFSLLGRLMRALGSENIDFRLRQTDASFDAALNGAPWLGMPIADLDTLDRVLVIGSFLRKDHPLFAQRLRQAAKRGTQVLLLDSVSDDPLLPVAARLTVAPSELPRALAEVAVALAQLKGQAVPAEFAAVTPGENAKLIAASLTSGTNTGVFLGNLAVASAQASTLAANGQTVAELAGARFGFLTSGGNTVGGYLAGAVPGKGGKNAAAMLADPLKAYVVLHAEPLLDADNGPQAVAALRDAQFTVALTSYRSAAADWADVMLPVAPFTETSGTFVNAQGLAQSFKGTVAPRGESRPGWKVLRVLGNVLHLPGFDDETSESVRDGVLSGGIEGRLSNRINAAVGVGQALPGLERVADVPIYRTDAIVRRSEPLQAAAASRAPAVRMNGRTLAGLGLTAGVKVKVSSAAGSIELETVQDDAVADRAVRVAAAFENTAVLGGAFGQISVERA, translated from the coding sequence ATGGTTGAACTAACCGTCGACGGCAACAAGGTAGAAGTGCCCGAAGGCAGCATGGTGATGCATGCGGCCCAGAAAGTCGGGCAGTACGTGCCGCATTTCTGCTACCACAAGAAGCTCTCCATCGCGGCCAACTGCCGCATGTGTCTGGTCGAAGTGGAGAAGGCGCCCAAGGCCCTGCCGGCCTGCGCCACGCCCGTGACCAACGGCATGGTGGTCTTCACCAACTCGGAAAAAGCCAAGGCCGCGCAGAAGTCGGTCATGGAGTTCCTGCTGATCAATCACCCGCTGGATTGCCCGATCTGCGACCAGGGCGGTGAATGCCAGCTGCAGGATCTGGCTGTCGGTTACGGCGGCTCGGCCTCGCGCTATCACGAAGAAAAGCGCGTGGTGTTCCACAAGGATCTCGGCCCGCTGGTGTCGGCCGAGGAAATGTCGCGCTGCATCCACTGCACCCGCTGCGTGCGCTTCGGCCAGGAAATCGCCGGCGTCATGGAACTGGGCATGCTCAATCGTGGCGAGCATGCGGAAATCACCACCTTCGTGGGCCGTTCGATCGAGTCGGAACTGTCCGGCAACATGATCGACCTCTGTCCCGTCGGCGCGCTGACCTCCAAGCCGTTCCGCTACAGCGCCCGTACCTGGGAACTGGCGCGTCGCCGCTCGGTCAGCCCGCATGACAGCGTGGGCGCCAACCTGGTGGTCCAGGTCAAGGGCGAACACGTCATGCGAGTGGTGCCGTTCGAAAACGAAGCCGTCAACGAATGCTGGATCAGCGACCGCGACCGCTTCTCGTATGAAGGCCTGAACAGCGACGACCGCTTGAGCGTGCCGATGATCCGCAACGCTGACGGCACCTGGCGCGAAGCCTCGTGGGCCGACGCGCTGCAGACCGTGGGCCAGGGCCTGGCGCGCGTGCGCGACAGCTTCGGCGCCGGCCAGATCGGCGCCTTGGCGACCGAATACGCCACCACTGAAGAATTCTCGCTGCTGGGCCGCCTGATGCGCGCCCTGGGTTCGGAAAACATCGACTTCCGCCTGCGCCAGACCGATGCGTCCTTCGACGCCGCGCTCAACGGCGCGCCGTGGCTGGGCATGCCGATCGCCGATCTGGACACCCTGGACCGCGTGCTGGTGATCGGTTCCTTCCTGCGCAAGGATCACCCCCTGTTCGCGCAACGCCTGCGCCAGGCCGCCAAGCGCGGCACGCAAGTGCTGCTGCTGGACAGCGTGTCCGACGATCCGCTGCTGCCGGTGGCCGCGCGCCTGACCGTCGCGCCGTCGGAACTGCCGCGTGCCCTGGCTGAAGTCGCCGTGGCGCTGGCCCAGCTCAAGGGCCAGGCCGTGCCGGCCGAATTCGCGGCGGTGACGCCGGGCGAAAACGCCAAGCTGATCGCTGCCAGCCTGACCTCCGGCACCAATACCGGCGTGTTCCTGGGCAACCTGGCCGTGGCTTCGGCCCAGGCCTCGACCCTGGCCGCCAACGGCCAGACCGTCGCTGAACTGGCGGGCGCCCGTTTCGGCTTCCTGACCTCGGGCGGCAATACCGTCGGTGGTTACCTGGCCGGCGCCGTGCCGGGCAAGGGCGGCAAGAATGCCGCCGCCATGCTGGCGGATCCGCTCAAGGCCTACGTGGTGCTGCACGCCGAACCGCTGCTGGATGCCGACAACGGCCCCCAAGCCGTGGCCGCCTTGCGCGACGCGCAATTCACCGTGGCGCTGACCTCCTACCGCTCGGCCGCCGCCGACTGGGCCGACGTCATGCTGCCGGTGGCGCCGTTCACCGAAACCTCGGGCACCTTCGTCAACGCACAAGGCCTGGCCCAGAGCTTCAAGGGCACCGTGGCCCCGCGCGGCGAAAGCCGTCCGGGCTGGAAGGTGTTGCGCGTGCTGGGCAATGTGCTGCACCTGCCGGGCTTCGATGACGAAACCTCGGAATCGGTGCGCGACGGCGTGTTGTCGGGTGGCATCGAAGGCCGCCTGTCGAATCGCATCAACGCCGCTGTCGGCGTGGGCCAGGCCCTGCCGGGTCTGGAACGCGTCGCCGACGTGCCGATCTACCGCACCGACGCCATCGTGCGCCGCTCGGAGCCGCTGCAAGCCGCGGCCGCCTCGCGCGCACCGGCCGTCCGCATGAACGGCCGCACCCTGGCCGGCCTGGGACTGACCGCCGGCGTCAAGGTGAAGGTGTCCAGCGCGGCCGGCAGCATCGAACTGGAAACCGTCCAGGACGACGCGGTTGCCGATCGCGCGGTGCGTGTCGCCGCCGCTTTCGAAAACACCGCCGTGCTCGGTGGTGCCTTTGGTCAAATTAGCGTGGAGCGTGCCTGA
- the nuoH gene encoding NADH-quinone oxidoreductase subunit NuoH codes for MEWLNTLEAQGTALLGATPWLIVWTLVKIVVIAVPIILCVAYLTLWERKMIGFMHVRLGPNRVGLKGLAQPFADVFKLLTKEVILPTEANRVLFILAPVVTLMPALAAWAVVPFGPQVVLANVNAGLLYIMAITSVGVYGVIVAGWASNSKYAFLGALRAAAQMVSYELAIGFVLVTVLLVSGSLNMSEIVMGQGRGWFADHGVTFMSWNWLPLLPLFVIYVVSAVAETNRHPFDVVEGESEIVAGHMVEYSGMAFALFFLGEYANMILLSALASIMFLGGWMAPIDVAPLTWIPGWIWLGLKTFVVVSMFVWFRASFPRYRYDQIMRLGWKIFIPLTGVWLLVVAIWMQTPWNIWR; via the coding sequence ATGGAATGGCTCAACACCCTGGAAGCGCAGGGAACGGCCTTGTTGGGCGCGACGCCCTGGCTGATCGTCTGGACGCTCGTCAAGATCGTCGTCATCGCGGTGCCCATCATCCTGTGCGTGGCCTATCTCACCTTGTGGGAACGCAAGATGATCGGCTTCATGCACGTGCGCCTGGGTCCCAACCGGGTCGGCCTCAAAGGCCTGGCACAGCCCTTCGCGGACGTGTTCAAGCTGCTGACCAAGGAAGTGATTCTTCCGACCGAAGCCAACCGCGTGCTGTTCATCCTGGCCCCCGTGGTCACGCTGATGCCGGCACTGGCCGCCTGGGCCGTCGTGCCCTTCGGCCCGCAAGTGGTGCTGGCCAACGTCAACGCCGGCCTGCTGTACATCATGGCCATCACCTCGGTGGGCGTGTACGGCGTGATCGTCGCGGGGTGGGCATCGAACTCCAAGTACGCGTTCCTGGGCGCCCTGCGCGCCGCCGCGCAGATGGTGTCGTATGAACTGGCCATCGGTTTCGTTCTGGTGACGGTGCTGCTGGTGTCCGGCAGCCTGAACATGAGCGAGATCGTGATGGGGCAGGGCAGGGGCTGGTTCGCCGACCACGGCGTGACCTTCATGTCCTGGAACTGGTTGCCGCTGCTGCCGCTCTTCGTCATCTACGTGGTGTCGGCCGTGGCCGAAACCAACCGCCACCCCTTCGACGTGGTGGAAGGCGAGTCGGAAATCGTGGCCGGCCACATGGTCGAGTACTCGGGTATGGCCTTCGCCCTGTTCTTCCTGGGTGAATACGCCAACATGATTCTGTTGTCGGCCCTGGCGTCGATCATGTTCCTGGGCGGCTGGATGGCCCCCATCGACGTGGCGCCGCTGACCTGGATCCCCGGCTGGATCTGGCTGGGCCTGAAGACCTTCGTGGTGGTGTCGATGTTCGTGTGGTTCCGCGCATCGTTCCCCCGTTACCGCTATGACCAGATCATGCGTCTGGGCTGGAAGATTTTCATCCCGCTGACCGGCGTGTGGCTGCTGGTCGTGGCGATCTGGATGCAGACGCCCTGGAACATTTGGCGCTGA